A genomic segment from Psychrobacter arcticus 273-4 encodes:
- a CDS encoding homoserine O-acetyltransferase MetX, giving the protein MNSVGVVKPQTLHFAEPLTLECNRTLPSFELIIETYGTLNSDKSNAVLICHALSGSHHAAGFHSDNDKKAGWWDNMIGPNKSIDTNRFFVVCVNNIGSCFGSTGPTSINPESSKAQVYGPDFPLVTIKDWVKTQAMLSDRLEIDVWHAVVGGSMGGMQALQWAADYPSRLKRCVVIASTPKLSAQNIAFNEVARQSILSDPDFKNGRYLQAGTYPRRGLILARMVGHITYLTDDAMKAKFGRDLKSGKFMYGYDVEFQVESYLRYQGERFSENFDANTYLLMTKALDYFDPTRDYPLTQSAQPIDSLVPEELLASSLVESVKADSSEDELAKTLADSADIDNISASNHQELTALKAAFAHTECQYLIVSFTTDWRFAPERSQEIVDALMATGKPVSYINVDAPHGHDSFLFDIPRYMGAVKGFLNAPFMTDNQSKNSQQKLGARS; this is encoded by the coding sequence TTGAACTCAGTAGGAGTCGTCAAGCCCCAGACTCTTCATTTTGCTGAGCCATTAACCTTGGAGTGTAATCGCACTTTGCCGTCGTTTGAGCTGATAATTGAGACGTACGGTACGCTTAATAGCGACAAGTCAAACGCCGTTCTGATTTGCCATGCGCTATCAGGCAGTCATCACGCGGCAGGCTTTCATAGCGATAATGACAAAAAAGCCGGCTGGTGGGATAATATGATTGGACCTAACAAGTCCATCGATACCAATCGTTTTTTTGTCGTCTGTGTTAACAATATTGGTAGCTGCTTTGGCTCTACCGGTCCAACGTCGATAAATCCAGAGAGCAGTAAAGCACAAGTATATGGACCTGACTTTCCACTGGTCACTATCAAAGATTGGGTCAAGACCCAAGCCATGCTTTCAGATCGCTTAGAGATTGACGTCTGGCATGCCGTCGTCGGTGGTTCAATGGGTGGTATGCAAGCCCTGCAATGGGCAGCTGACTATCCAAGCAGACTAAAACGCTGTGTGGTCATTGCCAGTACACCTAAGCTGTCTGCACAAAATATCGCCTTTAACGAAGTGGCACGCCAGTCTATTTTATCAGACCCAGATTTTAAAAACGGACGCTATCTGCAAGCAGGGACTTATCCTCGTCGCGGACTTATCCTTGCGCGAATGGTAGGACATATTACTTATCTGACCGATGATGCGATGAAAGCCAAGTTTGGGCGTGATTTAAAGTCGGGCAAGTTTATGTATGGTTATGATGTCGAATTCCAAGTCGAAAGCTATCTGCGCTATCAAGGCGAGCGCTTTAGTGAAAACTTCGATGCCAATACCTATTTGCTGATGACCAAAGCCTTGGATTACTTTGACCCAACGCGTGACTATCCATTAACGCAGTCAGCACAGCCTATAGATTCTTTAGTGCCAGAAGAGCTTTTAGCTTCATCCCTTGTGGAGTCCGTAAAAGCGGATAGTAGCGAAGATGAATTGGCAAAAACTTTAGCGGACAGTGCGGATATCGACAATATAAGCGCAAGCAATCACCAAGAGCTGACAGCTCTGAAAGCCGCGTTTGCTCATACTGAGTGCCAATATTTGATTGTATCGTTTACCACTGATTGGCGTTTTGCACCCGAGCGCTCACAAGAGATTGTTGATGCACTGATGGCGACCGGCAAACCTGTCAGCTATATCAATGTTGATGCGCCGCACGGTCATGACTCTTTCTTATTTGATATCCCGCGTTATATGGGTGCCGTCAAAGGTTTCCTAAATGCGCCATTTATGACTGACAACCAAAGCAAAAATAGCCAGCAAAAATTAGGAGCACGCTCATGA